One genomic window of Piliocolobus tephrosceles isolate RC106 chromosome 19, ASM277652v3, whole genome shotgun sequence includes the following:
- the MFNG gene encoding beta-1,3-N-acetylglucosaminyltransferase manic fringe isoform X1: MQCRLPRGLAGALLTLLCMGLLCLRYHLNLSPQRVQETPELSQPSPGPPELQLHDVFIAVKTTRAFHRLRLELLLDTWVSRTREQTFVFTDSPDKGLQERLGSHLVVTNCSAEHSHPALSCKMAAEFDTFLASGRRWFCHVDDDNYVNPKALLQLLRAFPLASDVYVGRPSLNRPIHASEPQPHNRTRLVQFWFATGGAGFCINRKLALKMAPWASGSRFMDTSALIRLPDDCTMGYIIECKLGGRLQPSPLFHSHLETLQLLRTAQLPEQVTLSYGVFEGKLNVIKLQGPFSPEEDPSRFRSLHCLLYPDTPWCPQLGAR; this comes from the exons ATGCAGTGCCGGCTCCCACGGGGCCTGGCTGGAGCCCTCCTCACCCTCCTGTGCATGGGGCTCCTGTGTCTGCGGTACCACTTGAACCTGTCCCCGCAGCGGGTGCAGGAGACCCCTGAGCTGAGCCAGCCGAGCCCGGGGCCCCCTGAGCTGCAGCTACACGATGTTTTCATCGCAGTGAAGACGACCCGGGCCTTCCACCGCTTGCGCCTGGAGCTGCTGCTTGACACGTGGGTTTCCAGGACCAGGGAACAG ACATTTGTCTTCACCGACAGCCCAGACAAAGGCCTCCAGGAGAGACTGG GGTCCCACCTTGTGGTCACCAACTGTTCCGCGGAACACAGCCACCCCGCTCTGTCCTGCAAGATGGCTGCTGAGTTCGACACCTTCTTGGCCAGTGGGCGTAG GTGGTTCTGCCACGTGGACGATGACAACTATGTGAACCCAAAAGCGCTGCTGCAGCTGCTGAGAGCCTTCCCGCTGGCCAGCGACGTCTACGTGGGAAGGCCCAGCCTGAACCGGCCCATCCACGCCTCAGAGCCACAGCCCCACAACCGCACG AGGCTGGTACAGTTCTGGTTCGCCACCGGGGGTGCTGGCTTCTGCATCAATCGCaaactggctttgaagatggctCCGTGGGCCAG CGGCTCCCGTTTCATGGACACATCCGCTCTCATCCGGCTGCCTGATGACTGCACCATGGGCTATATCATTGAGTGCAAGCTGGGCGGCCGCCTGCAGCCCAGCCCCCTCTTCCACTCCCATCTGGAGACCCTGCAGCTGCTGAGGACTGCGCAGCTCCCAGAACAG GTCACCCTCAGCTACGGTGTCTTTGAGGGGAAACTCAACGTCATTAAGCTACAGGGCCCCTTCTCCCCAGAGGAGGACCCCTCCAG gtttcgcTCCCTCCATTGTCTCCTCTACCCAGATACACCCTGGTGTCCCCAGCTGGGAGCCCGATGA
- the MFNG gene encoding beta-1,3-N-acetylglucosaminyltransferase manic fringe isoform X2 produces MQCRLPRGLAGALLTLLCMGLLCLRYHLNLSPQRVQETPELSQPSPGPPELQLHDVFIAVKTTRAFHRLRLELLLDTWFCHVDDDNYVNPKALLQLLRAFPLASDVYVGRPSLNRPIHASEPQPHNRTRLVQFWFATGGAGFCINRKLALKMAPWASGSRFMDTSALIRLPDDCTMGYIIECKLGGRLQPSPLFHSHLETLQLLRTAQLPEQVTLSYGVFEGKLNVIKLQGPFSPEEDPSRFRSLHCLLYPDTPWCPQLGAR; encoded by the exons ATGCAGTGCCGGCTCCCACGGGGCCTGGCTGGAGCCCTCCTCACCCTCCTGTGCATGGGGCTCCTGTGTCTGCGGTACCACTTGAACCTGTCCCCGCAGCGGGTGCAGGAGACCCCTGAGCTGAGCCAGCCGAGCCCGGGGCCCCCTGAGCTGCAGCTACACGATGTTTTCATCGCAGTGAAGACGACCCGGGCCTTCCACCGCTTGCGCCTGGAGCTGCTGCTTGACAC GTGGTTCTGCCACGTGGACGATGACAACTATGTGAACCCAAAAGCGCTGCTGCAGCTGCTGAGAGCCTTCCCGCTGGCCAGCGACGTCTACGTGGGAAGGCCCAGCCTGAACCGGCCCATCCACGCCTCAGAGCCACAGCCCCACAACCGCACG AGGCTGGTACAGTTCTGGTTCGCCACCGGGGGTGCTGGCTTCTGCATCAATCGCaaactggctttgaagatggctCCGTGGGCCAG CGGCTCCCGTTTCATGGACACATCCGCTCTCATCCGGCTGCCTGATGACTGCACCATGGGCTATATCATTGAGTGCAAGCTGGGCGGCCGCCTGCAGCCCAGCCCCCTCTTCCACTCCCATCTGGAGACCCTGCAGCTGCTGAGGACTGCGCAGCTCCCAGAACAG GTCACCCTCAGCTACGGTGTCTTTGAGGGGAAACTCAACGTCATTAAGCTACAGGGCCCCTTCTCCCCAGAGGAGGACCCCTCCAG gtttcgcTCCCTCCATTGTCTCCTCTACCCAGATACACCCTGGTGTCCCCAGCTGGGAGCCCGATGA